The Fusobacterium pseudoperiodonticum DNA window TTTCATCTGCAAGTAAACAAGCTCTTGGTATTTCTATCATAGTACCTAGCTTATATTCCACTCTTGCTCCAAGTTCTTTAAACAGATCTTCTATTTCTTCTTCTATTTCTTTTCTTAAGTATGCTAATTCTTTAGCTTCCATAATGAAAGGTATCATTATTTCAGGGTGAACTTTTATTCCTTTCTTTTCACATTCATAAGCTGCTTCAATTATAGCTCTAGCTTGTATTCTATAAAGTTCAGGATAGCTAACTCCTAATCTACAACCTCTGTGACCAAGCATAGGATTCTCATCTTTTAATTTATAAATTCTTTTTTCTATTTCTTCAAGAGAAATTAATAGAATTTCTGCCATTTTCTTTTTATCATCTATAGTTTTTGGAAGAAATTCATGTACAGGTGGATCTAGAAGTCTAATATTAGCTTCATCACCATCTAAAACTTCAAAAATATTTAAGAAATCTTCTTTTTGTAAATTATGTAATTTCTTAAGAGCTCTTTCTTTTTCTTCTCCTCTATCACTTAGTATAAATTCTCTTATAGTCCAAATCTTATCGTTTTTAAAGAACATGTGTTCTGTTCTACAAAGTCCGATTCCTTTTGCACCAAAACTCTTTCCTTGTTCAACATCTTCAACAGTGTCAGCATTCATCCTTACATTCATTCTCTTTACTTCTGAAGCCCAAGAAACAAATTCTTTTAATTCATCTGAGAAACTATTTTCTTTCAAAGGAATTTTTCCTAAGAATATTTCACCTGTATGTCCACTTACAGAGATAAAATCTCCTTCTTTTAATACATGGTCTCCTATTGTCATAGTTTTATTTATTTCATCTAATTTTATTTCTGAGCAACCTGTAACACAACATTTACCCATTCCTCTTGCCACAACTGCTCCATGTGATGTTGCTCCACCTTTTAAAGTAACTATTCCTTGAGCAAGAGCCATACCTTGTAAATCTTCAGGTGAAGTTTCTTCTCTTACAAGTATAGTTTTTTCTCTTATCTTTACTCTTTTAGCATCGAACATTATTCTTCCAACTGCAACTCCTGATGATGCAGCAAGCCCTTTAGTTAATAAAGTTGCTTCTTTTAAGTATTTTTCTTCAAAGTCACCATTCAATAATTTATTTATTGATGCTGGCTCAACTTTCATTACTGCTTCTTCTTTTGTGATTATTCCTTCTTTAACTAAATCCATAGCGATTTTTAAAGAAGCTTCAGCTGTTCTTTTACCATTTCTTGTTTGTAAGATAAATAATTTTGAGTTTTCTATTGTAAATTCTATATCTTGCATATCTCTATTATGTTTTTCTAGTTTTTTAGCAGTTTCTACTAATTGATTGTAAATATCAGGCATAGAATTTTTTAGAAGTTCTATATTATCTGGTGTTCTTATTCCTGCAACTATATCTTCTCCTTGTGCATTCAAAAGAACTTCACCAAATATTTTATCTTCACCTGTAGAAGGATTTCTTGTAAATAGAACTCCTGTTCCTGATTTCTCATTAAAGTTACCAAAAACCATTTCTTGAATTACAACAGCAGTTCCCATATTATTGTCAATATTATGTAATTTTCTATATAATATTGCTCTGTCATTATTCCAAGAATCGAAAATTGATTTTACAGCAATAAGTATTTGATCTCTATAATTTTCAGGGAATATTTCCCCACATTCATCTCTATATATTTTTTTACTTTCTAGTATTTGAGCTTTGTAATCGGTTGCTTTTAAGTGTACGAATTTTCTTCTGTCTATTCCTTTTGCAATTTCAGAAAACATTTGTACAAATCTTAAATAAGAAGTATATACAAATTTTTCATCCTTAGTTATTTCTAGCATTTTTTCTGCTACATAGTCATTGAAGCCTAAATTTAAAATAGTATCCATCATTCCAGGCATAGAAACAGGAGCTCCAGATCTAACTGAAACTAACAGAGGCTTTGGTGATTGAAATTTTTTACCTGTTTCATATTCTAAAACTCTTATATTTCTTAAAATCTCCTCTTCTAATACAGGAGAAAGTTTTTTATCATTTTTAAAATATTCATTACAAGCAGTTGTAGATATAATTATTCCTTCAGGTATAGGTAGATCTATTTTAGCCATTTCAGCTAAGTTAGCTCCCTTTCCACCTAGTAAAGCCATCATTTCTTTTCCACCATCTCTAAATTCATATACTTGTTTCATTATTGTAGCCTCCTAAATACTTTTATTTTTAAGCTCTTGATAAAATAATTTTGTTACATTCGTTTTTGTAAATCTACCAACAAGAGATAATTTACCATTTTCTTTTCTAAGAACAGGTAAAGAGTCTATCTCATGTCTTATCAATTTTTCTATCGCATCCATTATATTATCGTCTTCAAAACAGTGTACAATATTTGGCATTCTTGTCATTATCATACTGACAGGTGTCTTTTCTATATTTTTCTTATTCAATGTAGCTTTTAACAAATCTTTTCTGGAAATGATACCAACTAATTTCTCGTTTTCAACCACAACTAAAGTACCTAAATCATAGTTAAATAAGTGTATGATAGCATCATAGACAGAAGTCTTTACATCTATTGAGTTCTGTGGACTCATACAGTCTTTAACTCTAATTATTGTACATTTATTGTTGTAACTATAACCTTTGTTTTGTTTAGATGTTACTAACTTCAGTGCTGTTAAAATTGAAAAATCTGTTCTCAGTGCAGATTTAGTAACATTTAAACTTTTAGCAATTTCATCTCCTGATAGTAATGATTTTTCTTTTAACATTTTAAGTATTTTCTTTTGTCTCTCTGTTAAAATCATCTAATCACTTCCTTATTAACGCTTATTATTTTAAAATTTAACATAAATAATATAAAAACACAAGTAATTTTAATTGATTAATGTACACTTATTTTTTCTTGCTTTATATCAGTCAATACTGTAGGAAAAACAAATTAAAAACTTTATAGAACTAATAAAGAATTTATAATAAATTATAGACAGTTTTATTTAAATAAGATATAATTATTTGAACAATAAATTGGAGGTGTAAAATGAAACTTAGTATAAATATAAAAGGTCTATCCAGAAAAAAAGTTATTCATCAAGAAGAAATAGAAATAATAAATGAAATTTCTACTACAAAAGATTTAATAAAAGAATTAGTAACAATTAATGTAGAAAAGTTTAATAAAAAAATAGATGATAAAGATATTTTATCTATCATGACTAATGAATACATTGCTGAAGCAGCAAGAAGTGGAAAAATTGGTGATGAAGTTCATGGAGATAAAAAAGCTAATTTAGAAAAAGCTTTAGATACTGCTTATTTAGCTTTTGAAGATGGACTATATTGTATCTTTGTAAATGATGAGCAAACTGAAAAACTAGAGGATAATCTAGCTTTAAAAGATGGAGATGTACTTACATTTATTAAGTTAACTATGCTTGCAGGTAGAATGTGGTAGGAGGAAAAATGTTAAGTTTCTCTGATTACAAATTCGAATTATTTTATAAAATAAAAGAAGTTAATCAACTTTCTAAAAATATCACTAAAGATGAGAATAATATATTTATTATTGAAAAAACTATAGATGCAAAAAATATTTTCTCTAAAACTAATGATGAACTTTTTGAATTAGCGAAAAAATTAGATATTTTAATTATTGAGAATGCTAATTATGAATATATTAATATTTATACAAATCAAAAAGAAGTACTCAAGACTGGATTTTTCCCTATGCTTAATAAGAAAAATCACTCTTCAGATATAGATAAATTAGAAGAATATCCTTTAGCAGAACTTTGGAAAAAATTTTATGAAAATGAGATAAAAGATTTTTCTACACTTTATCAATTACATCTTCTTTATCAACCCTATAGAAAAACTGGTAAATTCTCAGATGTGATTAATGATATTTTAGGAATTGCTCCAGCAACTATTATCAATAATATTGCCCAACTTTTTGAAACTACATCTAGTAAAAATCCTAGAGCTAATATAATAGCAAAAATAATAGATTTACTTTATACGGAATATGAAGAAAAGAATAAGGAATACATATTTGAAACTGCTAAAGCATTTACTATAGCACTTCTTGATAGAAAAACTGAAGACTTAGTGGAGAAACTTTCAAAACCTTCTTTTCACTATGATAAGAAAATAGAATATACTACTCTTTTTTCTATTCCTTCAAAAGTTACTTTTAATTATTTATCTAATTATTATAATGAAAAAACATTTATAGAAAGTTTTATTTTAAAACTTGCTATTGAGAATAAATTAAGTAACTATAAACATGGAGAAGTTTTCTATTCTCTTATTGAAATAGCAAACTCTATTGAGCTTGGTTTAGCTCCAAAGGAATTACTTATAAAAAATATTTTATCTACAAGTATAGAAAACATACTGGATAATTTAAAAATTTTTTATCATTTAATAAGTGGTAAAAAACATGATTTCTACAATGATGTGGATAAAATGAGAGATACTTGGAATTATGATAAGGCTATAAAGGTACTAGAAAAATATGTACTAGAAGCTATTAACTCTATAGTTGATAATGAACTTAAGAGTGAAGATAACAAAACTAAGTATTCTAAACTGATAACTTATATTGAAAAAATAGAAGGCATAGACTATTTAATTAAAATTTTACAAGCACTTGATAACAAAAAGATAGGTAGGACTAAAAAAGAAACTCTTAATTACTTATTAAAAATATGTTATCCAAGTGAAAAAGATAACTTAAAAACTTTTAAAGATAAAATTAAAAACACTGATATCTCAAAAGAAAGACTAGTAGAAGTGTCAATATATGCACCTCAATGGAAAAGACTTATTGATGATTTCTTAATGTCGTAAATAATACTTATGAAAAGAATGTGGTAGGAGGAAAAATGTTTGATTTTTATAGCAATAAATTTACATCGGATATTAATCACTTTATAAAAAAAGCTAAAGATAGAGTAAGATCTTTAGATAGAGATAATCAAAGATTTATCGAAGATATCTTTACAAAAGGAAATTATCGTAGCTATGGTGAGATTTTAGAAAATAATTTAATCAATAAGTTTGCAAGAAGAGAAAATGTTAAATTTGAAGATATTTTCCCAGAAAATATACACCCAGCATTAGAAATACTTATTGGAGAAACTAATTTAAAAAACTTTATAAAAATTGGAGAAAAAATTACAAAAACTCCCTATACTATGGGGTATACAAGAAGAATGGTCAGAAGCTCAAATTGTCGTAACTATATAGACAAACTTTTTTCTGTTCTTAAAACTTTTGTCCATTACAAGTTTTTTGATATCAATACTAAAAAATTATTACTTGGAAACTGTAATTTTAAAGGCCTTGAAGGTTGGAATTTGAAAAATTTAATCACTTCACTTGAAAATAAATATATTATTGCCAACGACATTGACAATGGAAATCAAGATGTTATAGATTTCATCAATGAAGCTTTGACAAGTGGTTCTTCTAAAAATATAAATTATGGAACCTTAGCAGCAGTATTTGTTTCTGAAAATAAATCTCTAGTAGAAATGGCTGGAAAATTACTTCTTGCTGCACAAAGACAGGAAGGACTTCGTCAACAAATATGTGAAACTATGGATGAAGGAAGTCAAGAAAATTTTGAATATATGTTTAAAATTATCTATGATAATGATTTAATTCGTTTCTCTTCTGTTAAAAGAGCTTTAGGAACTTGGACAGGTTTACTTGGTGAAAACTACAATAATCCTGAAACAGTAGGTAAAAAAGAATTAGAAATTATTAATAAACTAATTGATAATCCAAAATATGCTGATGAACTTTTAAAAAGTGATGATAATGTTGAAGTGTATCTTGCACTTTGGTATAAGGCAAGTCAAGATGTAAAGATTGCACTTGAAGCTATACAAGAACTTTTAAAAGTTACTAAAATACACACAAAATTGTTAGTTGCATATAATCTAGATATTTTCCAAGATATAAAATATCAAAGAACAGTTGCTAAAGATATAATTAAAGAATATTCAAAAAAAGATGATAATGATTTCTTAAAAATAGTTGCTTGTTATTGGGAACATCTATCTTATAATGCTTATACTAATTCTTCTATAAAGACTAATAGAGGACTTTTTGATACAGCAGATGAGGCAAAAGAATTTTTTGAAATATTTAAAAAAGTTTTTGTATTGATAGATGGCAAAGATAAAGTCTTTAATCCTATTATTTTTCCTTGGGTAAGCAAATATATATATAAACATAGTATAGCTAGCATTCTATTTACAATAGCTATTTCATATCCTGAATTAAATTTAAAAAATGAAGTATTAACTTATTTTAAAGCCCTTGATACTTATTCTCGTAGTGGATATTTAAAATCAATGTTTTACAAACCTGAAAATGAAGATGAAGAGTTGTTTGTTGTAAAAATGTTAGCTGATGCCAGTGTTACAAATGAAGTAAATAAAATAATAAGAAATAATAATTTAGCTAGTAAATATTCTAAGGAAATTGAAGATACACTTAGATTAAAAACCGCTGATGTTAGAAAGAATGCTATTAGTTTAATTTTAAGCCTTGAAAGTTCACAATTATTAGAAGCAACAGAAAATCTAGTTCAAGATAAAAATGCAAATAAAAGATTGGCTGGTCTAGATATTTTAACAAAAATAAAAGATAAGCAAGATTTTGCAAAAGAAAAAATTGAAAAAATTGCTACTACTATAAAAGAGCCAACAGATCCTGAAAAAATTCTTATTGATGGTTTAGTAGGAAAAGTTGAAACTACTGAATCTTCTGACTTATATGATAAAACATATAAATTTGAACTTCCTTATGAAGTAAAAGAAGTTAAGAAACTTTCTAAAAATGTTAAGAAAAATAAAGATGGAGTATATATTATTGAAAAGACTATAGATGCAAAAGATATTTTCACTAAAACTGAAGATGAACTTTTTGAATTAGTTAAAAAATTTAATGCTTTAGTTGTTAATAATGGTACCCATGAGTATACAAATGGCTACACTGGTGAAAAAGTTTTACTAAGAGATAACTTTCTTCCTATAGTAAAAAGAGCAAACTATTATTACAGTGTAGATGAGCACTTAGATGAGTATCCTTTAGCAGATACTTGGAGAGAATTCTATAAAAATGAAATAAAAGATTTCTCTACACTTTATCAATTGTATCTTCTTACTCAATCTCATTCAAGGATTGAAAATTTCAATAATGTTATTAATAAAATTTTACATACCACTCCAGGAATTATTCTTAAGAAGATAATTCATCATTTTAAAACTTTTTCTGATAATGAGATAATGGAAAAAATAGTGTATTTACTATATAAAGAATATAAAGAAGAAAATAAGGAATATCTATTTGAAACTTCAAAAGCTTTCTTTATTGAACTTCTAAAAGAAAATCCTGCAAATTTAGTCTACAGAAGAAATAAAAATCATAATTATAACAGTATTTTTGATTTAGAATATAGTATTCCTACTGTTGTTTTTAGAAATTTATCTGAATACTGGGATGAGAGAACATTTACAGAAAATTTAATTTTAAAATTAAACTTCGAAAAGAAAGTATCTTCTTATAAAACTAGGGAAAATTTCTATTCTCTGATTGATATAGCAAATGCTGTTGAACTTGCTCTAGTAGAAAAAGATTTACTTATAAAGAGTATTTTCTCTGAAGATATAGATAAGATGAGTACTAATTTTAGAAATCTATATAATTTTTTAGGAATTAAAAATCCTCATTATTACTATTATAATAATTATGATGATAATGAAAAAATTAAAAATTCTTGGAACTATGATAATGCTATAAAAGTTTTAAAGAAATATGGACTAGAAGTTGTTAACTATGTAGTTGACAATGAATTAAAAAGAGGAGATAGTAAAACTAAATATTCTAAACTAATCACTTCTATTAACAGAATAGAAGGAGTGGACTATTTAATTAAAATTTTACAAGCTCTCGGGAATGAAAAGTTAGTTAGAAGTGACTATTGGTATGGAGATAATACAAGCAAAAAAGAAGTTTTAAGCCACCTATTGAAAGTATCTTTCCCAAATGAAAAAGATGACTTAAAGACTTTTAAAGAAAAAATTAAAAATACTAATATCTCAGAAGAGAGGCTAGTTGAGGTGGCTATGTATGCATCTCAATGGATAGAACTGATAGATAAATTCTTAAAATGGAAGGGATTCACAAGTGGTTGCTACTATTTCCAAGCACATATGAGTGATGTTTCAAAGGATAAAGAAGGAATAATTGCAAAATATTCTCCTATTTCTATTGAAGATTTCCAAGCAGGAGCCTTTGATATCGACTGGTTTAAAGACGCCTATAAGCAACTAGGTAAAGAACACTTTGATGTCCTTTATGAAAGTGCAAAATATATAACTGATGGAGCTAAACATTCTCGTGCTAGAAAGTTTGCTGATGCAGTTTTAGGAAATATGAAAGTAAAAGATGTAGAAAAAGAAATTGCTGCTAAGAGAAATAAAGACTTAGTTGCAAGTTATTCTTTGATACCATTAGCTAAAAATAAAATTAAAGATGCTGTTAACCGTTATAAATTTTTACAAAATTTCTTAAAAGAAAGTAAACAATTTGGTGCACAAAGAAGAGCTAGTGAAGCTAAAGCTTTTGAAGTATCCTTAGAAAATCTATCTCGTAATATGGGTTATTCTGATGTTACTCGTTTAACTTGGGCTATGGAAAGTGAAATGATGGCTGAAATGAAAAAATATTTTGAGCCTAAGAAAATCCAAGATTATTCAGTATATATAGAAATTGATGACTTAGGTCAAAGCTCAATAAAATATGAAAAAGATGGAAAAGCTTTAAAATCTTTACCTACTAAAATTAAAAATGAAAAATATATTGAAGAAATTAAAGAAGTTCATAAGAACTTAAAAGAACAATATAGTCGTTCAAGAAAAATGTTAGAGCAATCAATGGAAGATGGAATTAAATTCTATGCTTATGAAATTAAAACTCTATCAACTAATCCTGTTGTTGCTCCATTAATTAAAGATTTAGTGTTTAAAGTAGATGACATCTTAGGATATTATGTAGATAATCAACTTATTGGTTTTGATAAAAAAGCTAAAAAAGTAACTTTAATTGAAGATATTGATAAAGATACTTTATTAACAATAGCTCACCCATTCGATTTATTTAATAGTAAACAATGGCCTTTGTATCAACAAGATATTTTAGAAAGAGAAGTAAAACAAGTATTTAAACAAGTTTTCCGTGAACTATATATCAAAACTAAAGATGAACTTAAAATGGAAAAATCTAGAAGATATGCAGGTCATCAAATTCAACCTACTAAGTCTATTGCCTTACTTAAAACTAGAAGATGGGTTGTAGATGATTATGAAGGTTTACAAAAAGTTTACTATAAAGAAAACATTATAGCTAAGATGTATGCTATGGCAGATTGGTACTCACCTGCTGAAGTTGAAGCACCTACTATTGAGGATATAGTTTTCTATGATAGAAAAACTTTTGAACTGATGACAATAGAAGATGTTCCTGATTTAATTTTCTCAGAAGTTATGAGAGATATTGATTTAGTTGTAAGTGTGGCACATGTAGGAGATGTTGATCCTGAAGCAAGTCAATCAACTATTGAAATGCGTAGAGCAATTGTTGAATTCAATGCTAAGTTGTTCAAGTTGAAAAATGTTACATTTACTGAAAGTCATGCTCTAATAAAAGGAACAAGAGCAGAGTACTCAATCCATTTAGGAAGTGGAGTAATTCATCAGAAAGCTGGTGCAACTATAGAAGTTTTACCTATACATTCTCAACATAGAGGAAGAGTTTTCTTACCATTTATAGATGAGGATCCAAAGACTGCTGAAATAATGGCTAAAGTTCTACTATTTGCACAAGATGAAAAGATTAAAGATATATTTATTTTAGACCAAATTTTATAATAAAGTAAAGCTATTGCAAATAAATAAAAAAGTAAAAAATAGTTCGTTACTGAGTAAATTAAAAAAATTTTCTTTGAGAGATTTTAATAATTTTTAGTTATATATAGCGATTACTTGACAGCCTATAATGTTTCTAGAGCTCCACAAAGGCTCTTTCAACATTATAGGACGTCGCAGTAATCTTGTTAAAAAATATTAATTATTTACTCAAAGAAAATTTCTAATGATAAATTATAATGTAACTCACTTATTTTTTATTTTAAACTTTAAATTTATATTTGCAATAGCTTTTTTATTTATTTATTGCCTGATCTAAATCTTCTATTAAATCATTTACATCTTCTATACCAACTGACATTCTTAAAAGACATTCATTTATACCTCTTGCTAATCTTTCTTCTAAAGGTACATCAGCATGTGTTTGGAACATAGGATAAGTAATTAGAGATTCAACTCCTCCTAAACTTTCTGCAAATTGTATTAACTTAATATCTTTCAAAATTTTCTTAGTTCTTTCAGGAGTATCAACATGGAAAGATACCATTCCTCCAAAACCTGTTCCTTGTTTTTTAGAAACTTCTATAGATTCATTTTCTTCAAGTCCTGGATAATAAACTGAAACAACTGCTTTTTGAGTTTTTAACCATTCAACAATCTTTTTAGCATTTTTTTGATGTTGTTCCATTCTAATATGAAGAGTTTTTATTCCTCTTAAAACAAGCCATGAATCAAAAGGAGATAAACAAGCTCCTATAGTCTTTGTTATGAATCTAAGTTTTTCACTAATTTCTTGAGAATTTGTTACTAAAAAACCTGCCAAAGTATCATTATGTCCTGCTAAATATTTTGTAGCACTGTGAAGTACAACATCAGCACCTAACTTAAGAGGTTTCTGAAAATATGGTGTTAAAAATGTATTGTCAACAACTAAAATACAATTATTCTTTTTAGCTATTTTAGAGATTTCTTCTATATCTGCTATCTTCATCATTGGATTTGTTGGAGTTTCTATATATATCATTTTTGTATTTTTTTCTATGGCTTTTTCAACATTTTCAACTTTATCTGTTTCAACAAAAGTTGTCTTTATTCCATTCTTTTTACAGATACTCTCCATCAATCTTATTGTTCCACCATATAAGTCATCTGTTGCAACTATATGATCCCCTGGTTCTAAGATATCTAATAAAGTTGTAACTGCTGCCATTCCTGTACTAAATGCTAAAGCATCCACACCTTCCTCTAAGTCATTAACTACTCTTTCTAGTTCTTCTCTTGTTGGATTTTGTAATCTTGAATAGTCAAAACCTGTTGATTCTCCAAATGCTGGGTGAACAAAAGTTGCAGATTGATATATAGGGAAACTTACTGCTCCTGTATTATCTACATTTCTTCTTTGTTTTTTCCCGTGGACACATACAGTTCCTACATTTTTATTCATGTTTCTTACCTTCCTTTTTTAATTTTCATTAATTTTAATTAATTTATTGATTAAAGTCAAGTTAATTATTTAATTTTCCTAACTCCATCTTGATTTTATCTTGAAATTTCTCAAAATTTATTTCTTCCTTCAATTCATCTAGTCCTAATATCTTTGAAAGTTTTATATATGAGTTAGTCAAATGTATAGGATAAAGTGAACTATCATTCCCTACTTTTTTCATAAAAATCATAGGATTAGAAATAGCCTTATTTGCATATATCATAGGGATAAAAACTTTCCCATTGTCACCTAATAGATATTGAAAATATCTAATAATACAAAGACATATAAAGCAAAGTGTGAAGTGTCCTTGAATATGTCTCTTAGAAAAGTCTACATCTGTTATTTTAAATTTATCTTCTATATTCCAACTATGTTGAAAGATATTAGATATCTCATAATCTTCTAAGTTTTCATCTGTCTTTAAACATATATATCCATTTTTTAAATTATTTTCTAAATAATCTTTGTAGGCTCTTTTCTTGTTCCAATAAACATAGAGTTTAGAATCTTTAATATCTAAGACTTTTTCTTTTTCTAAAACCTCATTTGTCTTAATATCTCTTTCTAAAATTTTCCATTTATTATCTTTTAAAATTTCATTTTGAATATCTTCAGATAAATCTTCAAAAGAAATAGAAGATATAGAACTTTTTTCTTGAATTTCACTTTCTTTTGTCAAAACTAAAATAAGTTTAGAATTTTTAAAATTCTTTTTAAAATCTTCTAGTTTATTTTTGGAATTATCTTCCTTCAGAGATAAGTGATAAGAAATAGGAATACCATAGGAATCAAAAAATAAGTTCATATTAAAAGGCAAATCTTTTTCTCCTTTTTGAAAATTATTAGATTCTAGTCCATAAAGAACTTTCCAATAAGAATTATAGATGTAATTTCCTCTATGATAGTAGACTATATTTTTATCTCTTTTTATTTTTTTCTCAAAAAACTTATTGAAACATTTTATTAAATCTTTTGTCTTTTTATCCAGTTGCAATAAAACATCATAGAACTCTGAATGAGATAGAGAATTCAAAGATATAAAAGGAGTTTTTCTATTTTCCAAGAAAGTTGAATAAGAACTTCCTAATCTATATACAACCAAAGCAAATAAAGACTTTGATAGATTTTCTCCTAAGATTTCATCTAAAGAAAGCTCTTTCCACAATGCATTTACTAAACTATGTCCAAAACGGAAAAGATTAGTCTTTGCTATTTTTTCTTTTTTTTCTATAGTTAATCTTTTTGCCTCTTCTTTTAATTCTTCAATAATATTTGGATTTTCTTTAAGTAATGTTTCATAGTTACCTATAGTTTTTATCACAACTGTCTTTTTCTTATTTGTCTTTGGTATTCTATGTTGCTCACAAAATTGAATAACTTTAGCTTTTCCTTTTCCTGTAACTGCTACATACATATTTTTCTCCCAAATTATTATAAAAAAGAGACTGTTGCAAATCATTATTAATTTAAAAGTTAAAAAATAAGTGAGTTACCTTATAAATTATTATTAGAAATTTTCTTTGAGTGAATAATGAATAGTTTTAATAAGATTACTGCGACGTCCTATAATGTTGAAAGAGCCTTTGTGGAGCTCTTGAAACACTATAGGCTGTCAAGTAATCGCTATATATAACTAAAAATTATTAAAATCTCTCAAAGAAAATTTTTTAATTTACTCAGTAACGAACTATTTTTTACTTTTATTAGTTTGCAACAGTCTATTTAATTATTGATTATTTTCTTCTTCTAATTTAAAGAATATATCTGCTTTCTTTGTTAGATACATCACAACATAAAGTACTGCTAAGATTAATAATGTTCCAGTTAATAAAGCATATTGTTCCATTCTTAGGATAGAGAATAGTATTGCGTAGATTCCACTCAAGAAAATAAACATTCCTATACCAAACTTTTTATTATCTGTCATACTTGCAATATACAATGAATTTGGTATTACTATTGCTAATGAAGCTACCAAATACGCCATCTCAAAACCTAAGTGCTCAGATAATGATAATAGTAATAGATAAAACATAACTAGTGAGAATCCT harbors:
- the ppdK gene encoding pyruvate, phosphate dikinase; protein product: MKQVYEFRDGGKEMMALLGGKGANLAEMAKIDLPIPEGIIISTTACNEYFKNDKKLSPVLEEEILRNIRVLEYETGKKFQSPKPLLVSVRSGAPVSMPGMMDTILNLGFNDYVAEKMLEITKDEKFVYTSYLRFVQMFSEIAKGIDRRKFVHLKATDYKAQILESKKIYRDECGEIFPENYRDQILIAVKSIFDSWNNDRAILYRKLHNIDNNMGTAVVIQEMVFGNFNEKSGTGVLFTRNPSTGEDKIFGEVLLNAQGEDIVAGIRTPDNIELLKNSMPDIYNQLVETAKKLEKHNRDMQDIEFTIENSKLFILQTRNGKRTAEASLKIAMDLVKEGIITKEEAVMKVEPASINKLLNGDFEEKYLKEATLLTKGLAASSGVAVGRIMFDAKRVKIREKTILVREETSPEDLQGMALAQGIVTLKGGATSHGAVVARGMGKCCVTGCSEIKLDEINKTMTIGDHVLKEGDFISVSGHTGEIFLGKIPLKENSFSDELKEFVSWASEVKRMNVRMNADTVEDVEQGKSFGAKGIGLCRTEHMFFKNDKIWTIREFILSDRGEEKERALKKLHNLQKEDFLNIFEVLDGDEANIRLLDPPVHEFLPKTIDDKKKMAEILLISLEEIEKRIYKLKDENPMLGHRGCRLGVSYPELYRIQARAIIEAAYECEKKGIKVHPEIMIPFIMEAKELAYLRKEIEEEIEDLFKELGARVEYKLGTMIEIPRACLLADEIAEYADFFSFGTNDLTQMSMGLSRDDSVKFLDDYREKGIWEGEPFYSIDRKAVSQLVELGVKNGKSRKTNLKIGVCGEHGGDPKSIEFFEEQNLDYISCSPFRVPTAILAAAQAYLKLKK
- a CDS encoding helix-turn-helix transcriptional regulator, with amino-acid sequence MILTERQKKILKMLKEKSLLSGDEIAKSLNVTKSALRTDFSILTALKLVTSKQNKGYSYNNKCTIIRVKDCMSPQNSIDVKTSVYDAIIHLFNYDLGTLVVVENEKLVGIISRKDLLKATLNKKNIEKTPVSMIMTRMPNIVHCFEDDNIMDAIEKLIRHEIDSLPVLRKENGKLSLVGRFTKTNVTKLFYQELKNKSI
- a CDS encoding DUF5724 domain-containing protein, which gives rise to MLSFSDYKFELFYKIKEVNQLSKNITKDENNIFIIEKTIDAKNIFSKTNDELFELAKKLDILIIENANYEYINIYTNQKEVLKTGFFPMLNKKNHSSDIDKLEEYPLAELWKKFYENEIKDFSTLYQLHLLYQPYRKTGKFSDVINDILGIAPATIINNIAQLFETTSSKNPRANIIAKIIDLLYTEYEEKNKEYIFETAKAFTIALLDRKTEDLVEKLSKPSFHYDKKIEYTTLFSIPSKVTFNYLSNYYNEKTFIESFILKLAIENKLSNYKHGEVFYSLIEIANSIELGLAPKELLIKNILSTSIENILDNLKIFYHLISGKKHDFYNDVDKMRDTWNYDKAIKVLEKYVLEAINSIVDNELKSEDNKTKYSKLITYIEKIEGIDYLIKILQALDNKKIGRTKKETLNYLLKICYPSEKDNLKTFKDKIKNTDISKERLVEVSIYAPQWKRLIDDFLMS